In Mycolicibacterium gadium, the genomic window TAGCAGAGAGTATGCCGTCAATTTGCCGGTGTAGTCAACCGGCCTCGCTGAGCTGTCGAACTGTCGCGCAGCCCGCTTCGTTGCCTTCGACGAAACGTCCACAACGGCATTCACCGCCCGAGGCAGTATGTCTTCCTTGCCCACGCGATTTGCGACGAGTGGGCACAGGGCCCGTAACGAAAACGACCGGCCCGGTACTGCTGCGCACGGGCAGGCATGCGTGGGATGCCAGCAGCTGTCAGCGGTACTGGCCGAGCAGATTTCGTCGGAGATTTTGCGCCGCCTACGGATTGGACTGGTCACCGACGACGACGCCGCGGGAAGCAAGTCTGCGGACCGCCCGGGCCGACGGCGGTGCCAGATGTTGTGCGGTGAGGCGACATTACGCCGCCGATGCCTGAGCGTCGCGATTCTTCGAGCTGCATTCGGCTTTCACCGCGGTAAGGTCTCTGTCATGCAGAAACCTCCTGTCGCGGGCATGGAGCATGACAGCACCGGAAAGCTCCCGCAATATCCGATCGAGTCTGTCGACAATGCTCTTCGCCTAATCCTCCTCCTCGGAGACCGCTCTGAGATCCGGCTCACTGACGCCAGCGAGTACCTGCAGGTCGCTTCGTCGACCGCGCATCGCCTGTTATCCATGCTTCAGTACCGCGGTTTTGTCCGCCAAGATCCGATCAGCAGGGCATACCAGCCCGGACCGTCCTTGACGAACGTGGCGTTCGCTGTGCACTCCAGGATGGACATACCGCGCACCGCCGCGCCGATTCTGCGCCACCTCGCGGAGACGTTGCAAGAAACCGTGCACGTAGGAACGTTGGACGGCAGACTCGTTCGCTTCATCGCGGCACTCGAAAG contains:
- a CDS encoding IclR family transcriptional regulator, which gives rise to MQKPPVAGMEHDSTGKLPQYPIESVDNALRLILLLGDRSEIRLTDASEYLQVASSTAHRLLSMLQYRGFVRQDPISRAYQPGPSLTNVAFAVHSRMDIPRTAAPILRHLAETLQETVHVGTLDGRLVRFIAALESPSAVRVISRLGTTRAAHCTSTGKVLLAGLSDDELDQLYPDPHLEPLTEHSVRTLTELRAQLAEVRKSGFATSNQESEEGVASVAVAVPVGGSQMRLALNASAPSYRFGPSDIRKARTALTDAAAELARNLG